From Achromobacter spanius, a single genomic window includes:
- the ccmI gene encoding c-type cytochrome biogenesis protein CcmI, whose protein sequence is MTTLWLIVLALLLATLLCLVPPLLRRTPAAETTSDASVRAFYLAQREQLRRDLNNGALSPQAHARADEELQRDLLQDLAMRRDPRARLGGQRAGIAAACVLTVAVPVAAVLLYGQLGNPRAAATIAMAQAPEPHAQEADNDMALAINALAQRLRASPDDADGWYMLARSYETLGRYNDAIAAYREVLRLVPGQPVVLADLADALLSARQGQPDEDSIAAVAQALQAEPDQPKALALAGMMAMRRGDAAEALTHWERLQRLLPADSDAARQIQTNIAQARAMATPTASATSAAPAATSSSPARIAGQARIADALRGQVAPNDTVFILARPMEGSRMPVAILKMQVADLPRAFALDDSTSMSPDATLSKAGKVRVEIRVSRSGNAAAQAGDLSGVLTDVGPRADGLELVADTVVR, encoded by the coding sequence ATGACCACGCTCTGGCTCATCGTCCTGGCCCTGCTCCTGGCCACCCTGCTCTGTCTCGTGCCGCCGCTGCTGCGCCGCACGCCGGCCGCGGAAACCACCTCGGACGCCAGCGTGCGCGCCTTCTACCTGGCGCAGCGCGAGCAGCTCCGGCGCGATCTGAACAATGGCGCCCTCAGCCCGCAGGCACATGCCCGCGCCGACGAAGAGCTGCAGCGCGATCTGCTGCAGGACCTGGCGATGCGCCGCGATCCCCGCGCACGGCTGGGCGGACAGCGCGCCGGCATTGCCGCGGCGTGCGTGCTGACGGTGGCCGTCCCGGTTGCCGCCGTGCTGTTGTATGGCCAGCTGGGCAACCCGCGCGCGGCCGCCACGATCGCCATGGCGCAAGCGCCCGAACCGCATGCGCAGGAGGCAGACAACGACATGGCGCTGGCCATCAACGCGCTGGCCCAGCGTCTGCGCGCCTCGCCCGATGACGCCGACGGCTGGTACATGCTGGCCCGCTCGTACGAGACGCTTGGCCGATACAACGATGCCATTGCCGCGTATCGGGAGGTGCTGCGACTGGTGCCCGGGCAGCCCGTGGTGCTGGCGGATCTGGCCGACGCGCTGCTGTCGGCGCGGCAGGGCCAGCCCGACGAGGATTCCATCGCGGCTGTGGCGCAGGCATTGCAGGCCGAGCCCGACCAGCCCAAGGCGCTGGCACTGGCCGGCATGATGGCCATGCGCCGCGGCGATGCCGCTGAGGCGCTGACGCACTGGGAACGGTTGCAAAGGCTGCTGCCGGCAGACTCGGACGCGGCGCGGCAGATCCAGACGAATATCGCGCAGGCGCGCGCCATGGCGACGCCGACCGCCTCCGCAACCTCCGCCGCTCCGGCGGCCACGTCTTCCTCGCCCGCCCGCATCGCCGGTCAGGCCCGCATCGCCGATGCCCTGCGCGGGCAAGTCGCGCCGAACGACACCGTCTTCATTCTGGCGCGCCCCATGGAGGGATCCCGCATGCCCGTCGCCATCCTGAAGATGCAGGTCGCCGACCTGCCGCGTGCCTTCGCATTGGACGACAGCACGTCCATGTCGCCGGACGCCACGCTGTCCAAGGCAGGCAAGGTGCGCGTGGAGATCCGCGTCAGCCGCTCGGGCAACGCCGCCGCCCAGGCCGGAGACCTGAGCGGCGTGCTGACGGACGTGGGACCTCGCGCCGACGGGCTGGAACTGGTGGCTGACACCGTCGTGCGCTGA
- a CDS encoding cytochrome c-type biogenesis protein, with product MTAMRALPRRLPTQRTLLRLLFCLLLATLFSPASLHAAPTPGPVLSTEQEQRADKLAHGLRCLVCQNQTLAESNAPLALDMRKLIHNQLADGKTDTEIMRFFEDRYGDFVRYDPPFKPITWLLWVGPFALLAVGFLVLVRTLKRRAGVRAPLTADERARAARFLDSGS from the coding sequence ATGACCGCGATGCGCGCCCTGCCCCGCCGCCTGCCGACGCAGAGGACGCTCCTGCGGCTGCTGTTCTGCCTGCTGCTCGCCACGCTGTTTTCCCCGGCAAGCCTGCACGCCGCGCCCACGCCCGGGCCCGTCCTCTCCACCGAGCAGGAGCAGCGCGCCGACAAGCTTGCACACGGCCTGCGCTGCCTCGTCTGCCAGAACCAGACCCTGGCCGAATCCAACGCGCCCCTCGCGCTGGACATGCGCAAACTCATCCATAACCAACTCGCCGACGGCAAGACCGACACGGAAATCATGCGCTTCTTCGAAGACCGCTACGGCGACTTCGTGCGCTACGACCCGCCCTTCAAGCCGATTACCTGGCTGCTGTGGGTGGGCCCGTTCGCGCTGCTGGCGGTGGGCTTTCTGGTGCTGGTGCGAACACTCAAGCGCCGCGCCGGCGTGCGCGCACCGCTGACCGCGGACGAACGCGCCCGCGCCGCCCGCTTCCTGGATTCCGGCTCATGA
- a CDS encoding DsbE family thiol:disulfide interchange protein — protein sequence MLRYLLPLAVFLAMAVFLAKGLSRDPRAVPSAMIDKPAPAIGLPDLLEPGKTLDVESQRGKVWLLNVWASWCGPCKDELPVLREAAQRHGIALFGLNYKDKPDEARQWLARNGNPYLASASDVDGRVGIEYGVYGVPETFVIDGDGRIRYKHLGLITPELWRTRLQPVIEALQ from the coding sequence ATGCTGCGCTATCTGCTGCCGCTTGCCGTGTTTCTGGCCATGGCCGTGTTTCTGGCGAAGGGGCTGTCGCGCGATCCGCGCGCGGTGCCGTCGGCAATGATCGACAAGCCGGCGCCCGCCATCGGCCTGCCGGATCTGCTGGAGCCCGGCAAGACATTGGACGTGGAATCGCAGCGGGGCAAGGTCTGGCTGCTGAACGTGTGGGCCTCGTGGTGCGGGCCGTGCAAGGACGAGCTTCCCGTGCTGCGCGAGGCTGCGCAACGCCATGGCATTGCGCTCTTCGGGCTGAACTACAAGGACAAGCCCGACGAGGCGCGGCAGTGGCTGGCGCGCAATGGCAATCCCTACCTGGCGTCCGCCAGCGACGTCGATGGGCGCGTGGGCATCGAGTACGGCGTGTATGGCGTGCCCGAGACGTTCGTGATCGATGGCGACGGCCGCATCCGGTACAAGCATCTGGGGCTCATCACGCCGGAGCTGTGGCGTACGCGGCTGCAACCTGTCATCGAGGCGCTGCAATGA
- a CDS encoding heme lyase CcmF/NrfE family subunit → MIPEIGLFALILALLVALAQGVLPLLGAATGWQAGLRVARPAAIGQFGLTALAFACLAWAFVHNDFSVLYVAANSHADLPAGYRFAAVWGGHEGSLLLWQLLLTAWTLAVALCSKRLPLAFVGRVLAVMGWISVGLLLFMLFLSNPFERLIPAAMTGRDLNPLLQDPGMIVHPPMLYMGYVGFSVAFAFAIAALLSGELDAMWARWVRPWTLAAWTFLTIGILLGSAWAYYVLGWGGWWFWDPVENASFMPWLAGTALIHSLIVTERRGAFRSWTVLLAICTFSLSILGTFLVRSGVLTSVHAFAVDPGRGLYILAFMTVIVGGSLALYAWRAPTVGLGGGFSLLSRESLLLSNNVVLTVAAGSVLLGTLYPVVLDVLEWGKISIGPPYFEAVFVPLMTPAIFLMGVGPVARWKQAETPDLGKRLRVAFVVSVLTALLVPLTMPGTSRFGSPMIVLGLWLAAWSVASAAAHAWQRLTDGDGDVLRRLTRQPRSWYGMLLAHAGIGVFIAGVTLANGYEVKRELRVDVGATQEAGGYQFTFAGIGPATGPNYTAQRAVFHVMRDGKPVVTLYPEKRHYTVQDMALSQADIDSGFTRDLFVALGEPVADNAWTVRIQVKPFMTWIWTGCILMALGGLLAAGDGRYRRAQEAQARKDAHAAQPKTAGAVREGY, encoded by the coding sequence ATGATCCCGGAAATCGGCCTCTTCGCCCTGATCCTTGCGCTGCTGGTGGCGCTGGCGCAGGGCGTCCTGCCGCTCCTCGGCGCAGCCACCGGCTGGCAGGCGGGACTGCGCGTGGCGCGGCCCGCCGCCATCGGGCAGTTCGGTCTGACGGCGCTCGCCTTCGCCTGCCTGGCCTGGGCCTTCGTGCACAACGACTTTTCGGTGCTGTATGTGGCCGCCAACTCCCACGCGGACCTGCCTGCCGGTTACCGCTTCGCGGCGGTCTGGGGCGGGCATGAAGGGTCGCTGCTGCTGTGGCAGCTCCTGCTGACGGCGTGGACGCTGGCCGTGGCGCTGTGCAGCAAGCGACTGCCCTTGGCCTTCGTGGGCCGCGTGCTGGCCGTGATGGGCTGGATCAGCGTGGGCCTGCTGCTGTTCATGCTGTTCCTGTCCAACCCGTTCGAGCGCCTGATTCCCGCCGCGATGACCGGCCGCGACCTGAACCCGCTGTTGCAGGATCCCGGCATGATCGTGCATCCGCCCATGCTGTACATGGGCTACGTCGGCTTTTCGGTGGCGTTCGCGTTTGCCATCGCGGCGCTCCTGTCGGGCGAACTGGACGCGATGTGGGCGCGCTGGGTGCGGCCGTGGACGCTGGCCGCGTGGACGTTCCTGACCATCGGCATCCTGCTGGGCAGCGCGTGGGCGTACTACGTGCTGGGCTGGGGCGGCTGGTGGTTCTGGGACCCGGTCGAAAACGCGTCCTTCATGCCCTGGCTGGCAGGCACCGCGCTGATCCATTCGCTGATCGTCACCGAGCGGCGCGGCGCGTTCCGAAGCTGGACGGTGCTGCTGGCGATCTGCACGTTTTCGCTCAGCATCCTGGGCACGTTCCTGGTGCGCTCGGGCGTGCTGACCTCGGTCCATGCCTTCGCGGTGGACCCCGGGCGCGGGCTGTACATCCTGGCGTTCATGACGGTGATCGTGGGCGGTTCGCTCGCCCTATACGCCTGGCGCGCGCCCACGGTCGGGCTGGGCGGCGGCTTTTCGCTGCTGTCGCGTGAATCGCTGCTGCTGTCCAACAACGTCGTGCTGACGGTCGCCGCGGGCTCCGTGCTGCTGGGCACGTTGTATCCCGTCGTGCTGGACGTGCTGGAGTGGGGCAAGATCTCCATCGGCCCGCCCTACTTCGAAGCCGTGTTCGTGCCGCTGATGACACCCGCGATCTTCCTGATGGGAGTCGGACCGGTCGCCCGATGGAAGCAGGCAGAGACGCCCGACCTGGGCAAGCGCCTGCGCGTGGCCTTCGTGGTTAGCGTGCTGACGGCGTTGCTTGTGCCGCTGACAATGCCCGGCACGTCGCGCTTTGGATCGCCGATGATCGTGCTGGGCCTGTGGCTTGCCGCCTGGTCGGTGGCCAGCGCCGCGGCGCACGCGTGGCAGCGTCTGACGGACGGCGACGGCGACGTGCTGCGCCGGCTGACCCGCCAACCGCGCTCGTGGTACGGCATGCTGCTGGCGCATGCGGGCATCGGCGTCTTCATCGCGGGCGTCACGCTGGCCAACGGCTATGAGGTCAAACGCGAGCTGCGCGTCGACGTGGGCGCCACGCAGGAAGCCGGCGGCTACCAGTTCACGTTTGCCGGCATCGGCCCGGCCACCGGTCCCAACTACACCGCGCAGCGCGCCGTGTTCCATGTGATGCGCGATGGCAAGCCCGTCGTGACGCTGTACCCCGAAAAGCGCCACTACACCGTGCAGGACATGGCGCTTAGCCAGGCCGACATCGACAGCGGCTTTACCCGCGACCTTTTCGTGGCGCTGGGCGAGCCCGTGGCCGACAACGCCTGGACCGTGCGCATTCAGGTCAAGCCCTTCATGACCTGGATCTGGACCGGCTGCATTCTGATGGCGCTGGGTGGCCTGCTAGCCGCGGGCGACGGACGCTACCGGCGCGCGCAGGAAGCGCAGGCGCGCAAGGACGCGCACGCCGCCCAGCCCAAGACCGCCGGCGCGGTGCGAGAGGGCTACTGA
- the ccmE gene encoding cytochrome c maturation protein CcmE, with protein sequence MSPRKRRAFAIVGGLALLGLATALVLNALQSNLVFFFSPTQVVAREAPASGSFRVGGLVEQGSLQRESDGLTLRFAVTDTAHAVPVTYQGLLPDLFREGKGVVVAGKMGADGVFRATEVLAKHDENYMPPEAADAIKKAEQRAASTLQAEAK encoded by the coding sequence ATGAGCCCGCGCAAACGCCGCGCGTTCGCCATCGTCGGCGGCCTTGCCCTGCTGGGCCTGGCCACCGCGCTGGTGCTCAACGCCCTGCAATCGAATCTGGTGTTCTTCTTCAGCCCGACACAGGTCGTCGCACGCGAGGCGCCCGCCAGCGGCAGCTTTCGCGTCGGGGGCCTGGTCGAACAGGGCTCGCTGCAACGCGAGTCCGACGGCCTGACGCTGCGCTTTGCCGTGACCGACACCGCCCACGCCGTGCCCGTCACCTACCAGGGCTTGCTGCCCGACCTGTTCCGCGAAGGCAAGGGCGTGGTGGTGGCCGGAAAAATGGGCGCGGACGGCGTGTTCCGCGCCACCGAAGTGCTGGCCAAGCACGACGAAAACTACATGCCGCCCGAAGCGGCCGATGCGATCAAGAAGGCGGAGCAACGGGCTGCATCCACCCTGCAGGCGGAGGCGAAATGA
- the ccmD gene encoding heme exporter protein CcmD, which produces MSWDTLFSQGHGPYILGAYGVTFALMAWEVLALWRRARRSGRRQADVSSPARDAGRTLR; this is translated from the coding sequence ATGAGCTGGGACACCCTCTTTTCGCAAGGCCATGGGCCGTACATCCTGGGCGCCTACGGCGTCACGTTTGCGCTGATGGCCTGGGAAGTGCTGGCGCTGTGGCGGCGCGCGCGCCGGAGCGGCCGGCGGCAGGCGGATGTGAGCAGTCCCGCCCGTGACGCAGGAAGGACGCTCCGATGA
- the ccmC gene encoding heme ABC transporter permease CcmC → MHNPSTFDSPRASPARSSWLRYASPALFYPLAGRMIPFLGAGAALFAAAGLYTGLVVAPVDSQQGEVYRILFIHVAAAWMSMFLYLVMAGYAALGLIFNTRLSFMMMRALAPTGAIFTFLTLWTGALWGKPTWGTWWVWDARLTSELILLFLYLGFMALQAATDDTQRADRGGAILLLAGVVNVPIIYFSVQWWSTLHQGASINLTTAPSMARIMVTAMLLMVAAFWLYSAAVALARVRGIIAERVAGTEAP, encoded by the coding sequence ATGCACAATCCCTCCACCTTCGATTCCCCCCGCGCCTCGCCCGCGCGATCGAGCTGGCTGCGCTACGCATCGCCCGCGCTGTTCTATCCGCTGGCCGGGCGGATGATTCCGTTTCTGGGCGCGGGCGCTGCCCTCTTCGCGGCGGCCGGGCTGTACACGGGGCTGGTGGTCGCGCCTGTCGACAGCCAGCAGGGCGAGGTCTATCGCATCCTGTTCATCCACGTGGCCGCGGCCTGGATGTCGATGTTCCTGTACCTGGTGATGGCGGGCTATGCGGCGCTGGGGCTCATCTTCAACACCCGCCTGTCATTCATGATGATGCGCGCGCTGGCGCCCACCGGCGCGATCTTCACGTTCCTGACGCTGTGGACGGGCGCGCTGTGGGGCAAGCCGACGTGGGGCACGTGGTGGGTGTGGGACGCGCGGCTCACGTCCGAGCTGATTCTGCTGTTCCTGTATTTGGGCTTCATGGCGCTGCAGGCGGCCACCGACGACACGCAGCGCGCGGACCGGGGCGGCGCGATCCTGCTGCTGGCGGGCGTGGTCAATGTGCCGATCATCTACTTCTCGGTGCAGTGGTGGAGCACGCTGCATCAGGGCGCGTCGATCAACCTGACAACGGCGCCGAGCATGGCGCGCATCATGGTGACCGCGATGCTGCTGATGGTGGCGGCGTTCTGGCTGTACAGCGCGGCGGTCGCGCTGGCGCGCGTGCGCGGGATCATTGCTGAGCGCGTCGCCGGCACGGAGGCGCCATGA
- the ccmB gene encoding heme exporter protein CcmB, with amino-acid sequence MLATLSQLALREVRLAWRRPADTLGATLFFIVTGSLFPLAVGPDPVLLLAIGPGVLWVCALLGILLSLHRPFAQDYDNGALEQLLVSPHPLPLLVGVKLGAHWFSTCVPLILASPVLALQFGLSPHAIGILVLSLLLGTPTLALVGGLGAALTLGLRGGALLPLVVLPLYVPVLIFGAGAVSATHAGLGAGPQLSLLGAGLCLAILLCPWSASAALRVALD; translated from the coding sequence ATGCTGGCAACGCTGTCTCAGTTGGCATTGCGTGAAGTCCGGCTGGCCTGGCGTCGACCGGCGGACACGCTGGGCGCGACGCTGTTCTTCATCGTCACGGGCTCGCTGTTTCCGCTGGCGGTGGGCCCCGATCCCGTGCTGTTGCTGGCGATCGGACCCGGCGTGTTGTGGGTTTGCGCCCTGCTCGGCATTCTGCTGAGCCTGCATCGCCCCTTTGCGCAGGACTACGACAATGGCGCGCTGGAGCAACTGCTGGTGTCGCCGCATCCCCTGCCGTTGCTGGTGGGCGTGAAGCTGGGCGCGCACTGGTTCAGCACGTGCGTGCCGCTGATTCTTGCGAGTCCGGTCCTGGCGCTGCAGTTTGGCCTGTCGCCGCACGCCATCGGCATTCTGGTGCTGTCCCTGCTGCTGGGCACGCCGACGCTCGCGCTGGTGGGCGGCCTGGGCGCGGCGCTGACGCTGGGCCTGCGCGGCGGCGCGCTGCTGCCGCTGGTGGTGCTGCCGCTGTACGTGCCCGTGCTGATCTTCGGCGCGGGCGCCGTGTCTGCCACGCACGCCGGCCTGGGCGCGGGGCCGCAGCTTTCGCTGCTGGGCGCCGGCCTGTGCCTGGCGATTCTGCTTTGCCCCTGGAGCGCGTCGGCGGCGCTGCGCGTGGCGCTGGACTGA
- the ccmA gene encoding heme ABC exporter ATP-binding protein CcmA — MRPADAPLPVLSARGLVSRRGGAGAVDFDLHAGQLLNVQGANGSGKTSLLRMLAGLLRPLDGGIFDPDGDIRRDPAAHFARTAYLGHGNGLSGDLTALENLRCSLHVAGTPRHDDAIAACLDDWRLGACLHTPAARLSQGQGRRLALAAVVLGAKPLWLLDEPDAGLDAASLEQLAQALGAHLAAGGAAVVASHRAPGTPAHHTQTLNMDDYADAGNAVSVGIA, encoded by the coding sequence ATGCGGCCCGCTGACGCGCCGCTGCCGGTGCTGAGCGCGCGCGGGCTGGTCAGCCGGCGCGGCGGCGCGGGCGCGGTGGATTTTGATCTGCACGCCGGGCAGCTGTTGAACGTGCAAGGCGCCAACGGCAGCGGCAAGACCAGCCTCTTGCGCATGCTGGCCGGCCTGCTGCGGCCGTTGGACGGCGGCATCTTCGACCCGGACGGCGACATCCGCCGCGATCCGGCAGCGCACTTTGCGCGCACGGCGTATCTGGGGCACGGCAACGGCCTGTCGGGCGACCTGACCGCGCTGGAAAACCTGCGGTGCAGCCTGCACGTGGCCGGCACGCCGCGGCACGACGACGCGATCGCCGCCTGCCTTGACGACTGGCGCCTGGGCGCCTGCCTGCACACCCCCGCGGCGCGCCTGTCGCAGGGCCAGGGCCGCCGGCTGGCGCTGGCCGCCGTGGTGCTGGGCGCCAAGCCGCTGTGGCTGCTGGATGAGCCCGACGCCGGCCTGGACGCGGCAAGCCTCGAACAACTGGCGCAGGCGCTTGGCGCGCACCTGGCCGCGGGCGGCGCGGCTGTCGTCGCCTCGCATCGCGCGCCCGGCACGCCCGCCCATCACACCCAAACCCTGAACATGGATGACTACGCGGATGCTGGCAACGCTGTCTCAGTTGGCATTGCGTGA
- a CDS encoding cytochrome c3 family protein: protein MVKLIKRYWNIIRRPSVHFSLGFLTVGGFIGGILFWGAFNTAMELTNTEKFCTGCHEMRDNVYSELKGTIHFTNRSGVRALCSDCHVPHNWTDKIARKMQASKEVWGKIFGTIDTREKFVDKRLELAQHEWARFKANDSLECRNCHNYEYMDFTRQSVRAQNMHSTYLADRSKTCIDCHKGIAHTLPHIPPGQTSEATPPARASNEVANAAR from the coding sequence ATGGTCAAGCTCATCAAGCGTTACTGGAACATCATCCGCCGGCCCAGTGTGCACTTCAGCCTGGGCTTTCTGACCGTGGGCGGGTTCATCGGCGGCATTCTGTTCTGGGGCGCGTTCAACACCGCCATGGAGCTGACGAACACCGAGAAGTTCTGCACCGGCTGCCATGAAATGCGCGACAACGTGTATTCGGAGCTGAAGGGCACGATCCACTTCACCAATCGTTCCGGCGTACGGGCGCTGTGTTCGGACTGCCACGTTCCGCACAACTGGACCGACAAGATCGCCCGCAAGATGCAGGCGTCCAAGGAGGTCTGGGGCAAGATCTTCGGCACCATCGATACGCGCGAGAAGTTCGTCGACAAGCGGCTGGAACTCGCGCAGCACGAATGGGCGCGCTTCAAGGCGAACGACTCGCTGGAATGCCGCAACTGCCACAACTACGAATACATGGACTTCACCCGCCAGAGCGTGCGGGCGCAGAACATGCACTCGACCTATCTGGCCGACCGGTCCAAGACCTGCATCGATTGCCACAAGGGCATCGCCCACACGCTGCCGCACATTCCGCCTGGCCAGACCTCCGAAGCGACGCCGCCGGCCAGGGCGTCCAACGAGGTGGCCAATGCGGCCCGCTGA
- a CDS encoding nitrate reductase cytochrome c-type subunit: protein MNIRATSIALVFLIGANAWAAPTDPMVDPMRGPTPLTESATPPLMPPVENRDVRRMRTYSMQPPTIPHKIDGYQIDKNFNRCLACHARVNTEQTQAVPLSVTHYMDRDSNVLAEVSPRRYFCLQCHVPQTEAKPLVPNNFQDIDVILKRLSAPAPDKK, encoded by the coding sequence ATGAACATTCGCGCCACTTCGATCGCCCTGGTCTTTCTGATCGGCGCCAACGCCTGGGCGGCGCCGACCGATCCGATGGTCGATCCGATGCGGGGGCCGACGCCCCTGACCGAGTCGGCCACGCCGCCGCTGATGCCCCCGGTCGAAAACCGCGACGTGCGGCGCATGCGCACGTACTCGATGCAGCCGCCCACCATTCCGCACAAGATCGACGGCTACCAGATCGACAAGAACTTCAACCGCTGTCTGGCCTGTCACGCGCGGGTCAACACCGAGCAGACGCAGGCGGTGCCGCTGAGCGTGACGCACTACATGGACCGCGACAGCAACGTGCTGGCTGAAGTCTCGCCGCGCCGCTACTTCTGTCTGCAATGTCACGTGCCGCAAACCGAGGCCAAGCCGCTGGTGCCGAACAATTTCCAGGACATCGACGTGATCCTCAAGCGCCTTTCCGCTCCGGCGCCCGACAAGAAGTAA